A region from the Papaver somniferum cultivar HN1 unplaced genomic scaffold, ASM357369v1 unplaced-scaffold_125, whole genome shotgun sequence genome encodes:
- the LOC113331324 gene encoding uncharacterized protein LOC113331324, protein MILLVYVDDIILVGSSDSLLSSFITSLKTAFAMKDLGPLHHFLGIEATFDTSSTKLLLTQNKYSLELLKKHDMMGCKPCRTPVSHGQKDSISDGVPLPDATVYKRLVGGLQYLTLTRPNISFALAKRILRYIKGSLEQGITRRSGDCRKLVSYCDSDWEGFPDTRKSTSRYCVFIGGNLVSWSLKKKQTISRSSTEAEYRGLANADAEILWLSYLFEELSVRLCLPCTLYCDNMGAGSLTTNPIFHARTKHIEVDYHMVRNLVNFGFLRVSYIRTLSQIVDFFTKGLSKDQFHDLRCKLMPSVKA, encoded by the exons ATGATACTACttgtttatgtggatgatattatctTAGTTGGCTCATCTGATTCTTTACTCTCATCCTTCATTACTTCTCTCAAGACTGCTTTTGCAATGAAAGATTTAGGTCCTCTACATCACTTTCTAGGCATTGAGGCTACCTTTGatacttcttctacaaagttactTCTTACTCAGAATAAGTATTCACTGGAACTCTTAAAGAAGCATGATATGATGGGTTGTAAACCTTGTAGAACTCCAGTCTCTCATGGCCAAAAAGATTCTATTTCAGATGGTGTTCCTCTGCCTGATGCTACTGTTTATAAAAGATTAGTTGGTGGTCTTCAATATCTAACTCTCACTAGGCCTAACATTAGCTTTGCT TTAGCTAAAAGAATTCTGCGCTACATCAAAGGCTCTTTAGAACAAGGTATTACACGCAGATCTGGTGATTGTAGAAAGCTGGTTTCTTATTGTGATAGTGATTGGGAAGGTTTCCCTGATACTCGCAAGTCTACTTCTAGGTACTGTGTTTTTATTGGTGGTAATCTAGTATCCTGGTCTTTGAAAAAGAAGCAGACTATTTCTCGTTCTTCTACTGAGGCAGAATATCGTGGACTGGCGAATGCTGATGCGGAAATATTGTGGCTATCATATCTCTTTGAGGAACTATCTGTAAGATTATGTCTTCCTTGTACTCTATACTGTGACAATATGGGAGCTGGCAGTCTTACAACAAATCCAATTTTTCACGCTCGAACCAAGCATATTGAAGTGGATTACCATATGGTCCGTAATCTGGTGAATTTTGGATTCCTAAGAGTTTCATATATTCGTACATTAAGCCAGATTGTTGACTTTTTTACTAAGGGCTTATCAAAGGACCAGTTTCATGATCTTCGTTGCAAACTAATGCCTTCTGTGAAAGCTTAG